The following DNA comes from Saccharomyces cerevisiae S288C chromosome XIII, complete sequence.
tccAAAGAACTTAGGTTCAATCCGATCGTTCAAGATACGAAGAATGGCAAGCTTAGGTTCGTGAACAATATCTTTCCCTATCACGGCTATATACACAACTATGGTGCTATTCCCCAAACATGGGAAGATCCCACAATTGAACATAAACTGGGGAAGTGTGACGTGGCTTTGAAAGGTGACAATGATCCTCTTGATTGTTGCGAAATCGGTTCGGATGTTTTGGAAATGGGTTCCATTAAAAAGGTCAAGGTATTAGGATCACTCGCTTTAATTGATGATGGAGAATTGGATTGGAAGGTCATAGTGATCGACGTAAATGATCCTTTATCCTCTAAAATAGATGacttggaaaaaattgaggAGTACTTTCCTGGGATTCTAGATACGACTAGGGAGTGGTTTAGAAAGTATAAAGTTCCAGCAGGGAAGCCATTAAATAGTTTCGCCTTTCATGAACAGTATCAAAATTCCAATAAAACCATCCAAACTATAAAGAAATGTCACAATTCGTGGAAAAACCTCATTTCAGGATCACTCCAGGAGAAGTATGACAACCTGCCTAATACAGAAAGGGCTGGTAATGGTGTCACACTTGAAGATAGTGTTAAACCCCCTTCTCAAATACCGCCTGAGGTGCAAAAATGGTATTACGTTtaatatgaaaataataCCTTCGAAGAAAATGTTTAGATAAAGGTTCCTTGTATATAATTACGTAATCTCTGCTCTCTCGAATGTTGGCTGCTTGATGTATGTGAACGtttggaaagaaacttGGGTTTATATTCACTGCTAAAATGACATCCTATTAGAAGTTCGTCTTTCTCCGGTTCGGTTAGTCTACTCACCTAGAAACATCTTGCGAAAATCGTCGTTGGACATCTGCTCTTGTTTGtcaggaatttttttctttacttgAAGATTTGGTCCTTTTTCCATCATGTTTATACAACTAGGTTTGACGTGTTTCATGCTGTGATTCTGTTGATTGTTATAATATCTTTTCATGTCATTAATAGTACCTGAACGTATCACCTTTCCCTGAAATTGAGATCCATTTAGTATCATTAGCATTTTTGCTGCAAACTTACTATCTctaaatataataatggCGCCATTGAAGTCGCTAACGAGAAGTATTTTCCtaatatctttttcattgatgTGTATTTCTTCCTGAAGAAATTGGCAGATTAAGCTTGGTGACACCTTATCTGAAAGTGGAAATAAGCATATTAGTGTTTCTAGTTCTTTGCTGTTACGCGATGCGAGAAGTCTTTTGACTTCGTTTCTTTCTAAGAATGGTTTTTTATCAGCCAAGGAAACGGAAATTTCCCTATTACCTAACAAACTTCTATTCATTTGAAGTGCCCTTTCAGCAgaatctttattttcaaaaaccaTAAATGCACAACAGTTATTGAAACTGTGCTCTTTCTGTCCAGCAGGTatgttgattttttcaatggaaCCAAATCCCTCAAAAGATTCCCTCAGAAGGTTTTCGTCGAGCAATTCTGTACTTAGGTTTCGTATCATAATCTCTCGCCCCTCTAGTGTGGCAGAATCGGTCCGTTTCGACTTTTCCAGCGGATTGGAAACTTTAGTAACTAAAGTATAACCTTCTATTTTGAGTccattcaatttttctacaCAATATCTTGCATCCTCTTTAGAAGTAACATCGATGTAAGCGAACCTTCTGCTTGTATTGAATCGTAAACTGGGAAGCCGTATACTGAGTGCAACAACGTTAATATCTTGCAATAGATCTctaatatttctttgagTATAACTTGGGGGGAAATTCGTCATCCATAATGTGCATTCTGTTAAATGAGATACTATAATTTCATTCTGACCTACAACTTTGTGTGTTTTGGTTATTGCAGCGAGGGCTCCATCATACCTGGCAAATTCAATACGTGCAAAACGaaagttcttcttcagcGAATCCGCAACATCAACGTGTATAATGGGCCCACAATGTTTGAAGTACTTATAGACTTTGTTTTGATTATAGCTCTTAGGCAAATTTTTGACTAATACAGTTGTTAATTCTCTATTTCTTGTTAAAGCTTCGTTCGCCTTCTTAGAAGTTAATCCTGCGGCTGCTGGTGATCCTTCATCCAATGGTCGTTTTGAATCTGGTCTAGCGTGATGTCCATACTCCATTATCACAGATTATGAAGTGAATATGTGGGCTTGTTTATCGCTAATGATTCTcatataataaatataaagGGTTTTCAATGTTGTAGTAAATCTGCCATTTTGAATAAGTTCCCGcctgaaaattttttagcgATGACTTTAAAAAAGACATTGATGCACTCTACAATTCATTGTCATGATGTACATAGAAAATTGAATGATACAAGCGGAAATATTATCAGAATAAATCGGACATGGATAGCAAAGAATATCTGATATCATATGGTTGGAAAGAAGGAGAAGCGTTTAGAGAAGGTGGTTTGAAAAGACCCATACTGGTAAAGCACAAGAGAGATAAGAAGGGATTGGGTAATGCTCCTGGCGGGAATGATGGCGAAGCATGGTGGGAAAGGCTATTTGATGGACATCTGAAGAACCTGGATGTAAGCACTGATTCGAATAATGGCAGTATTAAATTTACTCAAAATGAGGCAGTTGCTACTGCTGTATCGAAAAGTAGCTCACCTCTATACAGGTGGTTTGTAAAGGGAGAAGGGCTGAAAGGAACCATTACTAATCTTGGTAAAAAGGAGGAAGCCAGCTTTGTTGTATCTAGTGCAAGTTCGAGTAAAGggaagaagagaagaaggcgtgatgaagatgataacAAGgtcaagagaaaaaaattgaaaaaagataaaaagacTAGTAACGACAGTGAGAgtaagaagaagaagaagaagaaaagcaagAAGGAGAgtaaaaaaggaaagaaaagtaagCATAGCAGCGATGAAGGTGATAAATCGAAGCataaaaaatccaaaaagtcaaaaaaacataaaaaggaagaaagtTCAGCAAGAAGAGATAGAAAGGAGCATATATGATTATCATAGTCTAATATGTAAATATGTATCCGTAAAAGACATTCTTAAAAGTTTGAATTTATgatctttttatttttgtatttaGTCTTTGTTTTCGAActtttattaatattaaatTTCAGTAAGTAAATTAAAAGAACATCTTTAAAAGAGTATATTTATTGTTACATATGTTGATCTTAAAAGGAGATGAATATTTcttaatggaaaaaggtaaaaaaaagattttctCATTCATATGTTCCCATTAGGCAGTTCTATGAGGCAGTCGTCCAACTCGTAATCAGAGATCTCATTCTCATCCTCTAAGTAGCCCTTTACCTGAAAAAATGTTCTTTTGTTTAGAGCATCTTCCGTCTCTTCACGATTTAAGCGTTGTAGCTTGGATTTGTCCTTTGATGTCAACCGTTTATCCTTCAATAACTTTTCCACAGGTATGAAATCTTCTCTTGTTTTACTTAATAGCTCCTTTAAGTATGAACTGGTCTTTTTTGGCTGGTGATACTTTTTTAGAATTTGTTTGGGCAGTctgaattttctctttttataCTTTTCTGGGATATCGTTATATAGCTCTAATGATTTCATGTAGATATCCGTCATATCCTCGTTCATTTCACAACCTCTTGAAACCAAGTCATGATATGTGTATTTAATTCGTCGATTGGCCTGCATGGGCTCGTCGTCTATCTGATTCGCCCTTATATTATTAGAATGCTTATCTTGCCTTACATCGAATTCGTTCTCTTTGGCTATTTTATCATGCAACCCTTCGAATAAGCTGTCCAGTTTAACTAAGATATTCCGGGATATTTCGTTTGGAATGTTCAATTCATCCACATCTAGAGTTACATCATGGTCCAAGGCAGACTTAGAGAGAAATTTTTGCCATTGAGCATCCAGCTCAACCCTCATCATATCAGAGGCGTGCATTAAAGCCCTATTTGAGATCTCCCCCGGCTGTACGCTTACATTTGCAATACCTTCCGGTATATCTTCATACAATTTGTCTACACTAGGGTCAATAATTGTATTGGGATTAGGCCAGCTCGTCCAGTTATCCTTAATTTGGGTCTTCACAAACTGGTTTACTTcataaaaatgttttttttcatttgcCTTATACAATAGTCTTTTCAAGAGGTACGCAGAGTATAAATGCAACGAAAGGTCGACTCTGTGCGAGTGTTCTAGAGAATCTAATAATTCATTTGCAGATTTCAAAGTCTCTTTATCAGCGGTTGTAGTGGTAAGCTCAGATCCTCGTATAATATCTTCGATAGGAGCATCGATCTGAGTTTCAATTTGACTTTCTTCGTCAAGATCACTCATCAAAACCCCACGTAATGTTTGTTCTCAAATATATTTCGTCGTCCCGAAATCAGCACAGTTTTATAATGCAACTGTTAAATGTCTAGAGAGAAAAAACCGCCGACacatcaatattttcaccCTTTATGGCTAAACTTGAGTGTGATTCTTGCATCTGAGTAATCTTCAAACACGAAAGGcctttttgtttattttgtagaagaaaaatattttagtgaaaaattatggAAAGTAGTAGAAATCCTCTCAAGTGAAGCAtgacaaaaagaaaagtaagAAACCTTAAAAGACACTAATAGTTGATGAATTACTATGCGAGAACTCACGTAACTCCAACAATAAAAAGCTATTTACGTATACTgattaaaaaagaatacaagaaaaatttattctttcCTATACAAACAATGATAATCAAATGGTCCATGTCAGTTCTATAGTTCATATACCATAGGCCTTACGGTAGTTTTCAATCGCTGATTTTTGCTCTGGTGATAGTCTATTTCCCATAAATTG
Coding sequences within:
- the TMA23 gene encoding Tma23p (Nucleolar protein implicated in ribosome biogenesis; deletion extends chronological lifespan); this translates as MDSKEYLISYGWKEGEAFREGGLKRPILVKHKRDKKGLGNAPGGNDGEAWWERLFDGHLKNLDVSTDSNNGSIKFTQNEAVATAVSKSSSPLYRWFVKGEGLKGTITNLGKKEEASFVVSSASSSKGKKRRRRDEDDNKVKRKKLKKDKKTSNDSESKKKKKKKSKKESKKGKKSKHSSDEGDKSKHKKSKKSKKHKKEESSARRDRKEHI
- the RRN9 gene encoding Rrn9p (Protein involved in promoting high level transcription of rDNA; subunit of UAF (upstream activation factor) for RNA polymerase I), producing the protein MSDLDEESQIETQIDAPIEDIIRGSELTTTTADKETLKSANELLDSLEHSHRVDLSLHLYSAYLLKRLLYKANEKKHFYEVNQFVKTQIKDNWTSWPNPNTIIDPSVDKLYEDIPEGIANVSVQPGEISNRALMHASDMMRVELDAQWQKFLSKSALDHDVTLDVDELNIPNEISRNILVKLDSLFEGLHDKIAKENEFDVRQDKHSNNIRANQIDDEPMQANRRIKYTYHDLVSRGCEMNEDMTDIYMKSLELYNDIPEKYKKRKFRLPKQILKKYHQPKKTSSYLKELLSKTREDFIPVEKLLKDKRLTSKDKSKLQRLNREETEDALNKRTFFQVKGYLEDENEISDYELDDCLIELPNGNI
- the PPA2 gene encoding inorganic diphosphatase PPA2 (Mitochondrial inorganic pyrophosphatase; required for mitochondrial function and possibly involved in energy generation from inorganic pyrophosphate; human ortholog, PPA2, functionally complements the null mutant; mutations in human PPA2 cause a mitochondrial disease resulting in sudden unexpected cardiac arrest in infants); its protein translation is MNLLRMNALTSKARSIERLKQTLNILSIRNHRQFSTIQQGSKYTLGFKKYLTLLNGEVGSFFHDVPLDLNEHEKTVNMIVEVPRWTTGKFEISKELRFNPIVQDTKNGKLRFVNNIFPYHGYIHNYGAIPQTWEDPTIEHKLGKCDVALKGDNDPLDCCEIGSDVLEMGSIKKVKVLGSLALIDDGELDWKVIVIDVNDPLSSKIDDLEKIEEYFPGILDTTREWFRKYKVPAGKPLNSFAFHEQYQNSNKTIQTIKKCHNSWKNLISGSLQEKYDNLPNTERAGNGVTLEDSVKPPSQIPPEVQKWYYV
- the PRP24 gene encoding U6 snRNP complex subunit PRP24 (Splicing factor that reanneals snRNPs during spliceosome recycling; reanneals U4 and U6 snRNPs) produces the protein MEYGHHARPDSKRPLDEGSPAAAGLTSKKANEALTRNRELTTVLVKNLPKSYNQNKVYKYFKHCGPIIHVDVADSLKKNFRFARIEFARYDGALAAITKTHKVVGQNEIIVSHLTECTLWMTNFPPSYTQRNIRDLLQDINVVALSIRLPSLRFNTSRRFAYIDVTSKEDARYCVEKLNGLKIEGYTLVTKVSNPLEKSKRTDSATLEGREIMIRNLSTELLDENLLRESFEGFGSIEKINIPAGQKEHSFNNCCAFMVFENKDSAERALQMNRSLLGNREISVSLADKKPFLERNEVKRLLASRNSKELETLICLFPLSDKVSPSLICQFLQEEIHINEKDIRKILLVSDFNGAIIIFRDSKFAAKMLMILNGSQFQGKVIRSGTINDMKRYYNNQQNHSMKHVKPSCINMMEKGPNLQVKKKIPDKQEQMSNDDFRKMFLGE